The Dasypus novemcinctus isolate mDasNov1 chromosome 12, mDasNov1.1.hap2, whole genome shotgun sequence genome includes a window with the following:
- the PKDREJ gene encoding polycystin family receptor for egg jelly: MKSKVNPEEETQSETPWVYRSARAPGFPLFCNRFSSHRAFSVGQEPAPTYFSLVVPDGPAPPGKPGPWPPRIPSPPPRTHPTPPAPAAPLPPRPRGAPAPAPPRRPCPRAPAAPLPPRRPCPRGAPAPAAPLPPRRPCPRGARAPAPPRPRAPAPPRPRGRWGPPSQAPTAGAMRPGPALLLLGLGLGPGLGCLPPAPAPRRAPASREGRNRLPSCGEAAAPGSPPRAPGLGAPGGRARLSLRPRPGPGAGVLLSGRRSLCLPPAPGARAGGGRRAARRRARAWRRRYCLRVRVLLRARALRRPAAPAAVDVRLSAPRGRGALLWAAALPPGLRPLEWTFHLRLLGPGEARLARGARSVPPRGPHRHAGFVAQTTCPTDAPTPVVSAAVNARAPKAPESWVACRLTPCLISQVKVHRDQNLPHVRLTGKTEATINATVETDCPDALLVRQYWQIFSVPSPLDEPDWTNPLAVPQLHTKENSSSLRVPESSLPSGVYVFNLVVSITTRDAKMPVVEDSDSVYVEILRSPLKAVILGNSDITINFTDRLVLNGTMSSDPDADDPLEGLNFFWFCTTNERNYHDDDITVMSNQVCHPEQADLRWTWASGPVLTLLPKTLKGHRVYFFRMLIQKSDRRAFSDKRVHVLQGPAPLANISCIENCGSHLVISERFSLFLNCTNCTTSRVFYKWSVLSPLGHEILFDWVRQTATGRNNAYLSIKSFAFRHYLEVKLQISLSLTTWGGVTLYFRYPFIINRVPRIGECKISPAKGIAAYTKFVVHCSNFTDRNIPLTYKVIVSDLHNVSEISSVQENTLGATLYLGTESLAPPSFLPVGQLASHYAVKIYVQVYDSLGGFSQVTLHATVQSPADENSPRTVLRQLCNLTMGSNSLLSTLLQKQDFLPAGYLIYTVASVLNNMKTELILQASKADLREHLVNQSFILPVTTLVEINQVVMTITELAQKGSELTQVAQKLLGARLRQVNQALQNYKQRDRHFRSEQIEIVSTGIAASLSNILNLTSYREVVQHPFYVLESLADTISSCKVPGNETTVMRTRKFNMYVKKIEKWDVTEVFKNEKRCRNCFYPTLNVSSAPDLPENAPVSTMFCEFANDPFPWLNYGQNILTDVVGFGMTGIKANGDMMELTPDAVEVHLARRTPTPAAFTLTMGATSERQDVDGFSRTTAGVFRFQVDSSSVREVLVHIVTEATVLFQVLVYAGGYVTPTALVATFLVPHNVPPTVSQNRLFDPACAVRQARLVCLPQSLLQAAAPRSHSSRCVIAVVLQAPRFVLEPRDKLVRISLFSIRCLDMYGIQSEWREDSCTLGEKTSWRKVHCACKNAARTPRLPGSTAQAHLLLHVRFLTAQVTVVPNYVDLQLEVIRNVNQNPVTLLTVLFIMLVYLVLALWAVRKEEMGHFLRENVIVLPDNDPYDNICYLVTIFTGSHWGSGTRANVFIQLMGTESTSDVHCLRHPHYKTHYQGSINTFLLTTKSDLGDIYSIRVWHNNEGRAPSWYLSRIKVENLFHGCIWLFICRKWLSVDTSLDRTFHVTRPDEPLTRWDFFFIDVTNQLGENHMWFSIFANVVAKSFNRLQRLSCCLALLLSSLFCNIMFFNLNQQETAFTQVHYIRSMVIGIQSALITVPVQVIISFLFIYSQKKPPRVNLDEVSSQKHSLMSEQSGYWEERLEKWFAQETTTAHGGEAGKLSSKGSPGLPKAAVHATLETQSQLATAEPKAPQTHQTMTNSNNSNIKDDRDVHSEASPSQQKPELPHKKPMILLPWWCVYLAWFLVFAISSISSFFIVFYGLTYGYGKSMEWLFTSFCSFSQSVFLVQPLKIMLQSGFRTQQPKYCKNLSWVTRYHYAELRLGGMRRDPNEMQMLHQHITQMRGSRAYQPLTEYEIRVFKRKKRIKRRAILFLSYILTHFIFLALLLCLITLLHSTDSFYYNQFIRDQFSVELATVTKLEHIYRWLNRVLVPLLHNSRNPTFLLDSSSKILGLPSMRQVRAKPGKKVCLPAKKFVPDSARREFHCHSQYGVDPEDTKNYSNSWNEVDKQAIRKDTPGFTYKPQAKKWVYYSYGLFHTYGSGGYVFYFFPEQQQFNSTLRLRGLQGSNWLDEKTWAVILELTTYNPDANLFCSISVIFEVSQLGVVNTSISVHSFSIPDFNHKTSLEIYLYLAILFFFLAYIFDEGYIILQERVSYLWSVYNLLNFALKCIFTVLIVLFFWKHFLTTDVIQFYLTNPEDFIPFHAVSHVDHIMRIILGFLLFLTILKTLRYSRFFYDVRLAQRAIQTALPGIYHMALVVSVYFFVYMAFGYLVFGQHEWNYNNLIHATQTIFSYCVSAFQNTKFSNNRVLGVLFLSSFMLVMICILINLFQAVILSSYEEMKQPVYEEPSDEAEAITYLYHRLRTVFRCLTCQSKAKDEPEFFTDMLYGQPEKNSQRYLGLKTRIINGKKMVYLVV, encoded by the coding sequence atgaagagcaaagtaaacccagaggAAGAAACTCAAAGCGAGACACCCTGGGTGTACAGAAGCGCACGGGCCCCTGGATTTCCGCTGTTTTGTAACCGGTTTTCCTCCCACCGGGCCTTCTCAGTGGGTCAGGAACCGGCGCCAACCTACTTCTCCCTAGTGGTCCCCGACGGGCCTGCACCGCCCGGGAAGCCGGGGCCCTGGCCGCCCCGCATtccctccccgccgccccgcacccaccccaccccgccgGCCCCCGCGGCGCCcctgcccccgcgcccccgcggcgcccctgcccccgcgcccccgcggcgcccctgcccccgcgcccccgcggcgCCCCTGCCCCCGCGGCGCCCCTGCCCCCGCGGCGCCCCTGCCCCCGCGGCGCCCCTGCCCCCGCGGCGCCCCTGCCCCCGCggcgcccgcgcccccgcgcccccgcgcccccgcgcccccgcgcccccgcgcccccgcggccgTTGGGGGCCGCCCTCCCAGGCTCCCACCGCGGGCGCCATGCGGCCCGGGCCCGCGCTCCTCCTCCTCGGCCTGGGCCTCGGCCCGGGTCTGGGCTGCCTCCCCCCAGCCCCGGCACCTCGCAGGGCGCCGGCCTCGCGGGAGGGTCGGAACCGCCTCCCGTCGTGCGGCGAGGCCGCCGCGCCCGGCTCTCCCCCGCGCGCCCCCGGCCTCGGCGCGCCGGGCGGCCGCGCCCGCCTCAGCCTGCGGCCCCGCCCGGGCCCGGGGGCCGGCGTGCTCCTGAGCGGCCGCCGCAGCCTCTGCCTCCCCCCGGCCCCGGGCGcccgggcgggcggcgggcggcgcgcggCGCGGCGGCGGGCCCGGGCCTGGCGGCGCCGGTACTGCCTCCGCGTGCGCGTCCTGCTGCGGGCCCGCGCCCTCCGGCGCCCCGCGGCGCCCGCCGCCGTGGACGTGCGCCTCTCCGCGCCCCGAGGCCGGGGCGCGCTGCTGTGGGCCGCCGCGCTGCCGCCGGGGCTCCGGCCCCTGGAATGGACCTTCCACCTCCGGCTGCTCGGGCCCGGGGAGGCGCGGCTCGCCCGCGGCGCCCGCTCCGTCCCGCCTCGCGGGCCCCACCGCCACGCGGGCTTTGTGGCCCAAACCACCTGTCCTACAGACGCGCCCACGCCCGTCGTTTCAGCAGCTGTCAACGCGCGCGCCCCCAAGGCCCCGGAGTCGTGGGTGGCCTGTCGGCTGACACCCTGTCTTATCAGCCAGGTGAAGGTCCACAGGGACCAGAACCTTCCCCACGTCCGGCTGACGGGGAAGACAGAAGCCACCATTAACGCCACCGTCGAGACGGACTGTCCAGATGCCCTCCTCGTGCGTCAGTATTGGCAGATCTTTTCCGTGCCTTCTCCTTTGGACGAACCTGACTGGACGAATCCTTTGGCTGTACCACAACTCCACACAAAGGAAAACTCATCGTCTCTGCGTGTCCCCGAGTCTTCTCTACCTTCGGGGGTGTATGTGTTTAATTTGGTAGTGTCCATTACCACAAGGGATGCCAAAATGCCTGTGGTGGAAGACTCAGATTCCGTCTATGTGGAGATTCTTAGAAGTCCCCTGAAGGCAGTTATTCTTGGGAATTCCGACATAACAATTAATTTCACAGATAGGCTGGTTCTGAATGGAACAATGTCCTCTGATCCGGATGCAGACGACCCACTAGAGGGACTCAACTTTTTTTGGTTCTGTACcacaaatgaaagaaactatCATGATGATGACATAACAGTGATGAGCAACCAAGTTTGTCACCCAGAGCAGGCTGATCTGAGGTGGACATGGGCCTCTGGCCCTGTACTAACACTTCTGCCAAAAACACTGAAAGGTCACCGTGTGTATTTTTTTAGAATGTTGATACAGAAGAGCGACAGGAGAGCATTTTCTGATAAAAGGGTACATGTGCTCCAAGGGCCAGCACCTTTGGCAAACATTTCATGTATTGAAAATTGTGGTAGTCATTTAGTTATATCGGagaggttttctttgtttttaaattgcaCAAATTGTACAACAAGCCGTGTATTCTATAAATGGTCAGTTTTGTCACCTTTAGGTCATGAGATATTATTTGATTGGGTGAGGCAGACTGCAACAGGGAGGAACAATGCCTATTTGTCTATAAAATCTTTCGCTTTTAGGCATTATTTGGAAGTCAAGTTgcagatttctctctctctgacaaCCTGGGGTGGCGTGACCTTGTACTTCAGGTATCCCTTTATTATTAACCGTGTCCCGCGAATTGGTGAATGCAAAATTAGCCCAGCTAAAGGAATTGCGGCTTATACTAAATTTGTTGTCCATTGTAGTAATTTTACTGATAGGAACATCCCTCTTACATATAAAGTAATAGTTTCTGATTTGCATAATGTTAGTGAAATAAGTTCTGTACAAGAGAACACCTTGGGGGCCACCCTGTATTTGGGGACTGAGTCTCTAGCACCCCCTTCCTTTCTCCCAGTTGGCCAGTTGGCCAGTCATTACGCGGTGAAGATCTATGTTCAGGTTTATGACTCTCTGGGAGGTTTTTCTCAGGTGACTTTGCACGCCACTGTGCAGTCTCCTGCTGATGAAAACTCACCAAGGACAGTGCTGCGTCAGTTATGCAATCTCACCATGGGATCCAATTCATTGTTATCTACTTTGCTTCAAAAGCAGGACTTTTTACCTGCAGGCTATTTAATATACACAGTTGCTTCCGTTTTGAATAACATGAAAACTGAATTAATTCTCCAAGCCAGCAAAGCAGATCTCCGAGAACACCTTGTCAATCAGTCCTTCATTCTTCCTGTAACCACTTTGGTGGAAATAAACCAGGTAGTCATGACTATTACTGAATTAGCCCAGAAAGGCTCTGAGCTCACGCAGGTTGCTCAGAAACTTCTCGGGGCGAGGCTGAGGCAAGTAAATCAAGCATTACAAAACTATAAACAGAGAGATAGACACTTTCGTTCTGAACAAATAGAAATTGTGAGCACTGGCATAGCAGCGAGTTTATCTAACATCCTTAATCTGACTTCTTATCGTGAAGTTGTTCAACATCCTTTCTATGTACTAGAATCTCTAGCAGACACAATCTCATCTTGTAAAGTGCCAGGGAATGAAACGACTGTAATGAGAACTCGCAAGTTTAACATGTATgtaaagaaaattgaaaagtgGGATGTTACTGAGGTCTTCAAGAATGAGAAACGCTGCCGCAATTGTTTTTACCCAACACTGAACGTGAGCAGTGCTCCTGATTTGCCTGAAAATGCTCCAGTCTCTACAATGTTTTGTGAGTTTGCAAATGACCCCTTTCCTTGGCTAAATTACGGGCAAAACATTTTGACAGACGTAGTTGGATTTGGAATGACAGGCATCAAAGCCAACGGGGACATGATGGAGCTCACGCCTGATGCAGTGGAAGTGCACCTGGCCAGAAGAACCCCAACCCCTGCGGCTTTTACTCTCACAATGGGAGCCACCAGTGAGCGCCAGGATGTTGACGGGTTCTCCAGGACGACGGCAGGGGTGTTCCGCTTTCAGGTGGACAGTAGCTCAGTGAGGGAGGTGTTAGTCCACATTGTGACTGAAGCGACTGTGCTGTTTCAGGTGCTGGTGTATGCTGGAGGCTACGTTACCCCCACTGCTCTTGTTGCCACTTTCCTCGTGCCCCACAACGTGCCTCCGACCGTCAGCCAGAACCGCCTCTTTGACCCGGCCTGTGCAGTGAGGCAGGCCCGCCTGGTTTGCCTTCCGCAGTCCCTGCTGCAGGCGGCGGCTCCGCGCAGCCACTCGTCCAGGTGCGTCATAGCCGTGGTTCTGCAGGCCCCTCGTTTTGTCCTGGAGCCCAGGGACAAGCTAGTGAGAATTTCTCTTTTCAGCATTCGCTGCTTGGACATGTATGGGATCCAGAGCGAATGGAGAGAAGACAGCTGCACCCTAGGAGAGAAGACCTCCTGGCGCAAAGTGCACTGCGCCTGCAAGAACGCGGCGAGGACCCCACGCCTGCCGGGCTCCACAGCCCAGGCCCACCTTCTGCTGCATGTGCGCTTCCTGACAGCACAGGTGACCGTGGTGCCTAATTACGTGGACCTTCAGTTAGAGGTCATCAGGAATGTGAACCAAAACCCTGTGACCCTCCTCACCGTGCTTTTTATTATGCTCGTGTACCTAGTCCTAGCTCTCTGGGCTGTGCGCAAAGAGGAAATGGGCCATTTTCTCAGGGAAAATGTAATAGTTCTGCCTGATAATGACCCCTATGATAACATATGCTACCTGGTGACAATTTTTACGGGAAGCCATTGGGGGTCTGGGACCAGGGCCAATGTCTTTATCCAACTTATGGGGACAGAGAGTACGAGTGACGTGCATTGCTTAAGACATCCACATTATAAGACTCATTACCAAGGAAGCATCAACACCTTTCTCCTAACGACAAAAAGTGATTTGGGAGACATCTATTCCATTCGTGTGTGGCACAACAATGAGGGCAGAGCGCCCAGTTGGTATTTAAGTCGAATCAAAGTGGAAAATCTGTTTCACGGATGTATTTGGCTGTTTATCTGCCGGAAATGGCTTTCTGTGGACACctctttggacagaacatttcatgTTACCCGCCCAGATGAGCCTCTAACCAGATGGGACTTTTTCTTTATAGATGTGACTAATCAGTTAGGGGAAAATCATATGTGGTTCTCTATTTTTGCCAATGTCGTTGCTAAATCATTCAATAGGCTCCAAAGGTTGTCTTGTTGTTTAGCACTGTTGCTATCCTCTCTTTTTTGtaatattatgttttttaatctgAATCAACAAGAAACTGCATTCACTCAGGTACACTACATCAGATCAATGGTGATAGGAATTCAAAGTGCCTTAATTACAGTCCCTGTGCAAGTCATAATAAGCTTTTTGTTCATCTATTCCCAAAAGAAACCACCTCGGGTAAATCTAGATGAGGTGTCATCTCAAAAGCATTCCCTGATGTCAGAACAAAGTGGATACTGGGAAGAACGTTTGGAAAAGTGGTTTGCTCAGGAAACCACCACAGCACATGGTGGGGAGGCTGGAAAGCTCTCATCTAAGGGGAGTCCTGGCCTTCCTAAAGCTGCTGTCCATGCAACCTTAGAAACACAGAGCCAGCTTGCAACAGCTGAACCGAAAGCCCCACAGACCCACCAGACAATGACGAATTCCAATAACAGCAACATAAAAGATGATCGGGACGTGCATTCTGAGGCATCCCCTTCTCAGCAGAAACCTGAGCTCCCTCATAAAAAGCCCATGATTCTTCTGCCCTGGTGGTGTGTTTACCTTGCATGGTTCTTGGTTTTTGCCATCTCAAGCATATCTTCattctttattgtattttatggACTGACTTATGGCTATGGCAAATCAATGGAATGGCTCTTTACATCGTTTTGCTCATTCTCTCAGTCAGTTTTTCTGGTGCAGCCACTTAAAATTATGCTCCAGTCAGGTTTCAGAACACAGCAGCCCAAGTACTGTAAAAACCTTTCATGGGTAACCAGGTATCATTATGCTGAGCTCAGGCTTGGTGGCATGAGGAGGGATCCAAATGAAATGCAAATGCTACATCAACACATTACCCAGATGCGAGGCTCGAGGGCATACCAGCCCCTCACAGAGTATGAAATTAGagtattcaaaagaaagaagagaataaagCGGAGAGCTATCCTGTTTCTGAGTTACATTCTTACTCACTTTATCTTTCTAGCCCTTCTGTTGTGCCTCATCACCCTACTGCACTCCACTGACAGCTTTTACTATAACCAGTTTATTCGTGACCAGTTCTCTGTGGAGCTTGCTACAGTGACGAAGCTGGAGCACATCTACAGGTGGTTAAACAGAGTGCTGGTGCCTTTGCTCCATAACAGCAGGAATCCCACGTTTCTCCTTGACAGCTCATCTAAAATCCTTGGCCTTCCATCGATGAGGCAAGTAAGAGCAAAACCTGGTAAAAAGGTGTGTCTGCCTGCCAAAAAGTTTGTACCGGACAGCGCCAGAAGGGAATTCCATTGTCATTCCCAGTATGGTGTTGACCCAGAAGACACAAAAAACTATTCTAACTCTTGGAATGAAGTTGATAAGCAGGCTATCCGCAAAGATACCCCTGGGTTTACTTATAAGCCGCAAGCAAAGAAATGGGTGTATTATTCCTACGGACTGTTCCATACCTATGGGTCAGGAgggtatgtattctatttttttccagaaCAGCAGCAGTTTAATTCCACATTGAGGCTCAGGGGCCTCCAAGGAAGCAACTGGCTTGACGAAAAGACGTGGGCTGTGATTCTGGAACTCACGACTTATAATCCAGATGCAAATCTGTTCTGTAGCATTTCTGTCATATTCGAGGTTTCCCAGTTAGGAGTTGTAAACACAAGTATATCTGTGCATTCATTCTCAATTCCTGACTTCAACCATAAAACTTCGCTAGAAATCTACTTGTACCTggccattctctttttttttttagcctataTTTTCGATGAAGGATatatcattctccaagaaagagTCTCCTACCTGTGGAGTGTGTATAATTTACTCAACTTTGCCTTAAAATGCATATTTACTGTCTTGATTGTGCTTTTTTTCTGGAAACACTTCTTGACCACTGATGTGATTCAGTTTTACTTGACCAACCCCGAGGATTTCATACCATTTCATGCAGTTTCTCATGTCGATCACATCATGAGGATAATTTTGGGTTTCCTGTTATTTCTGACAATTCTGAAAACCCTCAGGTATTCCAGATTCTTCTACGATGTGCGACTGGCTCAGAGGGCCATCCAAACCGCCCTTCCTGGCATCTACCACATGGCCTTGGTGGTATCCGTGTATTTCTTTGTGTACATGGCCTTTGGCTACTTGGTATTTGGTCAGCATGAATGGAACTACAATAACTTGATTCATGCCACTCAGACGATATTCTCCTACTGCGTGTCAGCTTTCCAGAACACTAAATTTTCCAATAACAGGGTTCTTGGGGTCCTTTTCCTCTCATCTTTCATGCTGGTAATGATTTGCATCTTGATCAACTTATTTCAGGCAGTGATTTTGTCTTCCTATGAGGAAATGAAGCAGCCAGTGTATGAGGAGCCCTCGGACGAGGCAGAGGCCATCACCTACCTGTATCATAGGCTACGGACTGTGTTTCGCTGTCTGACCTGCCAATCTAAGGCCAAAGATGAACCTGAGTTCTTCACCGACATGCTATATGGGCAGCCAGAGAAGAACAGCCAGCGATATCTGGGGCTAAAGACCAGAATCATTAATGGGAAGAAAATGGTTTACCTTGTAGTCTGA